DNA sequence from the Anser cygnoides isolate HZ-2024a breed goose chromosome 22, Taihu_goose_T2T_genome, whole genome shotgun sequence genome:
GGGAAAAGCACCCCTCCCCTCCAGTCTAATTATTCTTCCTTGCTTTGACAGGCACAAATACCAAATGACCAAGTGCAAAGCCTGCTTGGCTGTCCCCGTGTTATCAGcgtgaaaaaaaagaaagaatcctCATTtgaatatgaataaaaatgaaatccaatTAAGATTAAAGGAGGGTGCAAGCTCTCCCTTCCAGGCACTGAAGCCTGTCTGGGAGCCAGCTGGGGCTGTCGCAGAGCCCCTGCGGGCAGGAGCCGCCTGCCCCTCGCTACCTCGTCGGGGCTCAGCTCCACCACGTGCGCCGTCACTTCCAGGGGATATTTCTTGCCCCCGATCGACAGGACGTGATTCTTCGCCTTCAGGATCCTCTGGGCCACtgcggggggaaaaaaagaacaggcaTCGGTGTCGCTCTTGGCCTTGCGTCGGGCAGCGGAGGTCCCGTATGGCCGGGACAAGGCAAGGGGAGGCCAGGGCGAGGTGTTTGGGTGCGGGCAGAGCCccggacccccgggacccccctccGTTACCTGCCAGCGCCTCGAAGGTGATGAGGGCGCACGCCCGCGCTCCCGGCAGCACCCGGACGTCGGCGATCTCCCCGCCGCCGTTGCGGGAGCGCAGGAAGTGGATGGTGAGCTTGTCGGCCACCCTGTCGGGGGGCAGGTCGGTGGGGATGCCCCGCACCTGCACCGTGTGGCCTGCCATGCCCGCGGCGAGACGGCACCGGGCACGGCCGGGCCGCGAGCGGTGCCCGGGAGCCGCGGCCCCAGCAGCGGCCTACCCCGCGGGGACGGGACCGGGCCTGCCCGGGGCCTCTCCCCCGGGGCCTCTCCCTCGGGGCCTCTCCCCCGGggcctcccctctccccccgggCCCGTTCCGCCGCTGCTCgaggccccggggccggccccgcccgctccctccctcccgacccccgccgccgccgccgccgccgccgggcccggtgcagcctccccagcgccgcgcggccccgcggcccggccccggtaACCTGCGGCCCGGCTCGGGGCCCTCGGCAGCCACCGGGAAACGAAAGCGAaagcggggccgccccgcctCGGCCGGCACCGCCCCCGGGGACACCGAGCCCGGGGCCTGCACCGGGCGGCCTTGGCTCGGGGCTGCGGAACGGAACGGCCCCGGCCCGCTGCCCCCGCGGCCCTTCCAACacccccatccccgtccccatcgcCATCCCcaccccgtccctgtccccatccccgtccctgtccccatccccatcctcaccTCATCCCTctcctcatccccatccccatccccgtccctgtccccatccccatccccgtccccatcctcaCCTcatccctctccccatccccgtccccgtccctgtccccatcctcaccTCATCCCCGTCctcatccccgtccccatccccgtccccatccccatccccgtccccatccccgtccccatccccatccccgtccccatccccgtccccgtccccgtccccgtcgccgtccccatccccagcacgACAGACACGGAGCTCCCTGCAGGGTCTGGAATTTAATTCACACGTTTCACGCCCCGGCTGGTGCTGAGGGGTAGCCCAGCTACTCGCTGAACACAGCCACGGCCCGGCGCCCCGCCGGCACGTAGCCCAGGGCGTCCACCTCTCCCCCGCCACGGCTCTCCTTCTGGAAGTGGATCTCCAGAGCATCCCTCATGGGCTCCTCGGCCAGCACGTCGGGGATCCCCGAGAGCAGGACGGTCCTGGCGCAGCGGGAGGGCTGCAGCTGCGGAGAGCACAAgggtgggctgcagcagccccgtgctgcgAGGCCCGGAGGGGAGGCAGAACCCTAAAGGGGGCAAACCCTAAAAAAAACGCACCCCCTCGGCCTGCACGGCGCTGCGGGGGGCAGAGCTCCACGAGCCCCCACCCGGTGCTGGCTCGCCCCGAGCCTGCAGGTGCTGCTTCGCAGCAGGGTGCATGATCTTACCTGGAGGTTAGTGACCTCTCCTCTCATGTAGGGCGATATTTTGagcttgtattttgttttcccgATAGGCACCTGGACCTGTCCTCTAGCGATTAGCTGCTCAGCCACTGCAGACGGAGAGAAAAGCCCTGAGCTCCCAACTCCCCCGCTGAACTCTTGGTTACATTCCTAGCACGGGCACCAAGACTGGCACTGCCCAGCTCCAACTCTCCCATCCCCGTTCCCCGGAGTCTCTGCTCCATCTGCTCTCAGGAGACAACCAGTGCCCCCCGGAGCTGGCTGGATCGCTCCCCTCTTGCTGGCAGGCTGAGCTCCGAGTTCCCCACACACCTCCATCGTGCACGAAGGTCAGCACCACCTGGCCACAGTCGTCCAGGAACTCCCTGCTCTCCACCTCGCTGCCCCCATTTTTCGTTTTGCTGAAGAAGAGCTCCAGCTTGTCCAGTAGGATCTCCTCGGGGATGCCCCGGCCGGGCAGACCGGACACCAGgatgctcctgctgctctgagcgAGCCCGATCTGTGGGCAGCACGGGCCGGTCAGTGCCCCAGCAGGGCCGAGCTCAGGGAGCGGTAACAAAGCTGCAGCACCGATGTGCCAGGCTGAGCTGGTACCGGTGACCCAGCCCAGGAATTGGCGGAGCAGGACACGGCTGCAGGCCCTCGGGACGTACCTCCAGGGCGGACGGCAGCAGCACGTCCACCGGACTCGCCTGCACTCGCATTTGGCAGCGGTCAAGCTCCTCCAGGCTCTCCCCGTGGCTCAGCTCCACCGTGTGCTCCTTCACCTCAATCACCCTCTGGGCCACTGCGAAAAGGGAAAGCCCTCAGCCTGGTGGCTCAGCAGGACGGGACACGGAGCAGGAAATGCCTTGGGAAAAAGGCATGGCTTTGCAGGGTGCTGGCTTTGCCAGGACGGGCACTGCTTGTGAGAGTCGTGGCCATGGCACTCCTGCCAGTGAGGGGATGCAGGGCAGGCCTCGAGGGCCCGGACGCCTGCCCGTGGCAGCGCTCTTCTCGCCCTTACCCTCTGCCTTCTCAAAGGTGATGAGAGCTGAGCCGCCCTGCAGAGGGTAGCGGATCAGCGGGGTGAGCATCAGCTTGTTCACGTCCTCCTTGTCTGTCGCACGTCCCTTAAACACCAGGTTCCTCTCTGGCAGGGCAGGCAACATCTAGGTTagagcacacagcagctggaggagactGCGCCCCGCACGGGGCCTGGCCCAGTCCACGGATGAGAAGCAAGCTGGGGGCTCAAAACAACCAGCTGGCGAGCCTCAGCAGGGTCTCTCCTGTGGTCCAGCTGTGCCCAGAGTCCCAAAGCCACCACTTGTGGCACTGGCAGAGGAGTGCCCTGCGAGCACCATCACGCACCGCCCAGCTGCGTTTACCAGCGGCCCCTCCAGCCTGGCTCGCACCCCTCGCCAGCGCACACCGTGCCCACACGCACTCCGTTACCATTATCGGATCCTCCCAGCTCTTCTTCCTCGtttcttccagtttcttttccaacatctccttctcctgcttcagcccgctcctctcctcctccgcTAAAAAGATTTGGGActggaaggaaaggaacaggGAGCAGTAAGGGAACCGCCGCGAAGCGCAGCGCTACGCTGCTCCCTCACCCAAGCACTCGGACTCGGCTCCAACCACACCACTTTTCTTCCCgactccctgcagccctgccacgGCTCCCGGCTTTCCGCTGCGGCCCGTCCTCCCGCCACCACAGCACGAGCTCGTTTCCCAGCACAGGCCCCGCGTGCTGCTCCGCGAACCCCCCGCTGCGTCCCAGTCCCCGCAGAGCAGCGAGCTGAGCGGCGCAGcccggccgcccgctgccgcctTCCCGAGCCCAAGGCGATTCCTCCGACCGCCCACCTGGAGGCTTTGGATCAGATCGTCTAGGGGATTGTGCTGCTGGAGGTTTTCCTGGATAAGCTCTCTCTTGTTCTTCACCTGTTGTATCCTTTGCTCTAcgtcttctttttccctttgtagCGTCGCGTTGTCTTGCTCCAGAGCGCCACAAAGCTCCTGTGTGAGAGGACCATCAGACACGGGCACCCTGCGGACCCCGTGCCATCCCCACCGCGTGTCCAACCCCAAGCACAGCCCCGGAGCCCGGTCCAGGCGCTCTCATCCGTGCGAACACCCCCTCTCCGCCGCTCCTGCCTCGTGCGGAGCGGTTTGACAGATGACACTCCTTGGAAAAATAAACTCAAGAAATCTGCTGGCGTCTCGACGCGGGGAGCTTGCAAGGAGACGGGAGAACGTGGGAAAAGCCGCCAGCAAAAAGCCGCGAGGCGTCCCCAAGGGCCTGGGGCAGGTTGGGGGGCAACAAGCTCCGAGGAGCTGCGGCTCCAGcccggggaggccgggggggttTCTGGGCTGGCTGCGGCGGAGGTCTGGATCCAGACCCGACCCGATCCATCCCTCGGGGACCGGTCCGTGAGCCGGGCCGCACCTTGTAGCGCTCGATCTCCTGCCGGACCTGCTCGGGGGTCGTCTCCAGGCCGCCGTCCTGCAGGCCCTGGGGGCTGTCCAGCCGCACGAAGGAGCTCTGGAGGACGAAGCGGGGGGGTCAGAACCGCGGTCCCCGAgcctccccgagcccccggcccttcctctcccctcccaccgCCCGGTACCGGGGGCTCGGCCCGGTCGGGAGCCCCGCACGGAGCCGTCACCTCCTCCGAGTCCATGGCAGGACCCACCGGCACCCCGGGagcccgcccccgccgctccgcccgcccccgccgcttTCGCTTTCGTTTCCGCAGCCCGGCTCCGCCCCCGGTGCTCGGCGGagcttccccccgccccccccccccccgccccccggcgggGCTGTCCCGGTGAGCCGGCACCCGGCGGAACGTCCGTGCCCGGGTCCGGGTGGGTGTCCGGACGTGGGGATGCCACCGCGTGGCCGGTAGCGCGCAGAGGGGGCCAGAAAATGGAGCGGCCTCGTGTCCAGGCGCTCAATTCTCAGCCAGGGAACCACAGACAAAAGAAGGCAGCTGGAATTAAACcactcctctcccctctcccaccTGCGAAGAGAGAATCCAAGCTCTCAGGGCCTAGCTGAGTTTTGGGGGGTGAGACATTTCAATAGTGGCAGGAACAGAACATAAATCCTGCttcaagaacagaaaagaggggaaaaggttGTTTCGTACTGAGAACACCCCTACTTCAGATCCTGAAACGCTCCCGAGGTCTCAGAAGTGCGCCTGGACTGCGATTGCTTTCCCAGCACTTTTATGGAAACACAAAGCAACCCTGCACCGCAGGGAAAGGGGCCTGGCACGGCTGTTTtatacaacaaaacaaaatggtttTTAATAAACGTTTATTGACGCCGCCTTGTTACAAGGTTAGAATCGTAGCTTCTGGAAGAACCACTTGTTCTTGCCCGTCTTGTACCTGAAAGAGGAAGAACACAACTGTTAGAGA
Encoded proteins:
- the IFI35 gene encoding interferon-induced 35 kDa protein isoform X2, with amino-acid sequence MDSEESSFVRLDSPQGLQDGGLETTPEQVRQEIERYKELCGALEQDNATLQREKEDVEQRIQQVKNKRELIQENLQQHNPLDDLIQSLQSQIFLAEEERSGLKQEKEMLEKKLEETRKKSWEDPIMMLPALPERNLVFKGRATDKEDVNKLMLTPLIRYPLQGGSALITFEKAEVAQRVIEVKEHTVELSHGESLEELDRCQMRVQASPVDVLLPSALEIGLAQSSRSILVSGLPGRGIPEEILLDKLELFFSKTKNGGSEVESREFLDDCGQVVLTFVHDGVAEQLIARGQVQVPIGKTKYKLKISPYMRGEVTNLQLQPSRCARTVLLSGIPDVLAEEPMRDALEIHFQKESRGGGEVDALGYVPAGRRAVAVFSE
- the IFI35 gene encoding interferon-induced 35 kDa protein isoform X1, producing the protein MDSEEVTAPCGAPDRAEPPSSFVRLDSPQGLQDGGLETTPEQVRQEIERYKELCGALEQDNATLQREKEDVEQRIQQVKNKRELIQENLQQHNPLDDLIQSLQSQIFLAEEERSGLKQEKEMLEKKLEETRKKSWEDPIMMLPALPERNLVFKGRATDKEDVNKLMLTPLIRYPLQGGSALITFEKAEVAQRVIEVKEHTVELSHGESLEELDRCQMRVQASPVDVLLPSALEIGLAQSSRSILVSGLPGRGIPEEILLDKLELFFSKTKNGGSEVESREFLDDCGQVVLTFVHDGVAEQLIARGQVQVPIGKTKYKLKISPYMRGEVTNLQLQPSRCARTVLLSGIPDVLAEEPMRDALEIHFQKESRGGGEVDALGYVPAGRRAVAVFSE